In Candidatus Nitrosarchaeum limnium SFB1, the following proteins share a genomic window:
- a CDS encoding hypothetical protein (hypothetical protein Nmar_1491) yields the protein MKIRISCDGKYEAQKLSSLLFIKDSNETYIKAILNIVENEVVVALKDKSAHSVLLKNETHVEIFADFIQSVIDNEHKILSTEVFGEDIEIVKG from the coding sequence ATGAAAATTCGAATTAGCTGTGATGGAAAATATGAAGCTCAAAAGTTATCGAGTCTATTATTTATCAAAGATTCAAACGAGACATACATCAAAGCTATTCTAAACATAGTTGAAAACGAAGTAGTTGTGGCATTAAAAGATAAATCAGCTCATAGTGTTCTTTTGAAAAACGAAACACATGTAGAAATATTTGCAGATTTTATTCAGTCAGTAATTGATAATGAACATAAAATATTATCTACAGAAGTTTTTGGGGAAGATATAGAGATTGTAAAAGGATGA
- a CDS encoding phenylalanyl-tRNA synthetase, alpha subunit yields MSQIFHEIEKKIITSLQNNPIQTPEKLEKSTNLSPDQIRRGIEWLKLKDLAIVNESQTSNISLGKNGLESFHKGLPERRLLELLKNESKNLQELQKELGSVFGPAMGLARKNNWVDTDDDKVILKNYLTELPGEKTLKQIGENKISKNEVDVNDLSNILKRPDFVVEDIIKIKEISLTENAKSIEITHDLSGAIDVESKVPGVFVARTHPLKDTIDEIREIFVTLGFTEIIGEFTQPSFWNFDALFTPQDHPARELQDTFYLDGISAKKIGTAEQIRKISESHKKNWRYYWDINEARKMVLRTHTTCVTIKHLAETKPDESRIFSLGRVFRNEKVSYKHLVEFNQIEGVVVGKNATLRDLMGIQREFYRRIGITKIKFWPTFFPYTEPSLQTMVYNDRLGKWVELFGMGIFRPEVTKPLGITKPVLAWGGGIERIAMLRYGLDDVREFYNNNLSWLRSVTKCQ; encoded by the coding sequence TTGTCGCAAATCTTTCATGAGATTGAAAAAAAAATAATCACTTCACTTCAAAATAACCCAATACAAACTCCAGAAAAACTTGAAAAATCTACTAATCTATCACCTGATCAAATTAGAAGAGGAATAGAATGGCTTAAACTAAAAGATCTAGCTATTGTAAATGAGTCTCAAACTAGTAACATATCGCTTGGAAAAAATGGATTGGAATCTTTTCATAAAGGATTACCAGAAAGACGTTTACTTGAATTATTAAAAAATGAATCAAAAAATTTACAAGAACTCCAAAAAGAGCTTGGTTCTGTTTTTGGCCCTGCAATGGGTTTGGCAAGAAAAAATAATTGGGTTGATACAGACGATGATAAAGTAATTTTAAAAAATTATTTGACAGAACTTCCAGGAGAAAAAACTCTAAAACAAATTGGAGAAAATAAAATTTCTAAAAACGAAGTTGATGTTAACGATTTATCTAATATTTTAAAAAGACCTGATTTTGTTGTGGAGGATATAATTAAAATTAAAGAAATATCCCTAACTGAAAATGCTAAATCTATAGAAATAACTCATGACTTATCCGGTGCAATTGATGTTGAATCAAAAGTACCTGGTGTATTTGTTGCTCGAACACATCCACTTAAGGATACAATAGATGAAATTCGTGAAATTTTTGTTACATTAGGCTTTACAGAGATTATTGGTGAATTTACCCAACCCAGTTTCTGGAATTTTGATGCTTTGTTTACTCCACAAGATCATCCAGCAAGAGAATTACAAGATACATTTTATCTTGATGGAATTTCTGCAAAAAAAATTGGAACTGCAGAACAAATTAGGAAAATTTCTGAATCACATAAAAAAAATTGGCGATATTATTGGGACATCAACGAAGCAAGAAAAATGGTTCTTAGAACCCATACTACATGTGTAACAATTAAACACCTTGCAGAAACAAAACCTGATGAATCTAGAATATTTTCACTTGGGCGTGTGTTTAGAAATGAGAAAGTTAGTTACAAACATCTTGTAGAATTTAATCAAATCGAAGGTGTTGTGGTAGGAAAAAATGCTACATTACGTGATTTAATGGGAATACAGAGAGAATTTTACCGACGAATTGGAATTACAAAAATAAAGTTCTGGCCAACATTTTTCCCATATACTGAGCCTTCTTTACAAACAATGGTCTATAATGATAGGTTAGGAAAATGGGTGGAACTATTTGGTATGGGTATTTTTAGACCTGAAGTGACAAAGCCTCTCGGAATAACCAAACCTGTTTTAGCTTGGGGTGGAGGTATTGAAAGAATTGCTATGCTAAGGTATGGATTAGATGATGTTCGAGAGTTTTACAACAATAATCTAAGTTGGCTTAGGAGTGTAACAAAATGCCAGTAG
- a CDS encoding hypothetical protein (hypothetical protein Nmar_1493), translating into MAIINNMMKKFDADISNLKEGLHPEHLAYWYDKIIKETIEMAPPWLQDKIKVKQDPILTMKFNLDISKRAVRYFMIVVDNNLDEMPYSTKLYFLKVQEIMGTEMDKPLV; encoded by the coding sequence ATGGCAATAATAAATAACATGATGAAAAAATTTGATGCTGATATTTCAAATCTAAAAGAAGGACTCCATCCAGAACATCTTGCTTATTGGTATGACAAAATAATTAAAGAGACCATTGAAATGGCTCCTCCATGGTTACAGGATAAGATCAAAGTAAAACAGGATCCAATTCTTACAATGAAATTTAATCTTGATATTTCAAAGAGGGCTGTACGATATTTTATGATAGTAGTTGATAATAATTTGGATGAGATGCCATATTCCACAAAACTGTATTTTCTTAAAGTGCAAGAAATAATGGGCACTGAAATGGATAAGCCTCTTGTTTGA
- a CDS encoding cytidyltransferase-like protein: MSEFSLVAMGGTFDIIHKGHLTLLSKAFSISSKVIIGLTSDELAEKRGKKTLNKYSKRFETLVRTINTNFPNHLYQISKLDNDFGPAVLEENIEALIVSDETGNQGVILNQLRAEKNLSPVKVVIVPMVLAQDGNRISTSRIKNSEIDEEGNLSSID, from the coding sequence ATGTCTGAATTCAGTCTTGTTGCAATGGGTGGTACTTTTGATATAATTCACAAAGGTCATCTTACACTTCTTTCAAAAGCATTTTCAATTTCTTCTAAAGTGATAATTGGACTAACCAGTGACGAATTAGCAGAAAAAAGAGGTAAAAAAACTCTGAATAAATACAGTAAAAGATTTGAAACATTAGTTCGTACTATTAACACCAATTTTCCAAACCATCTTTATCAAATCAGTAAACTTGACAATGATTTTGGTCCTGCAGTTTTAGAAGAAAATATTGAGGCTCTAATAGTAAGTGATGAAACTGGTAATCAAGGAGTAATTTTAAATCAACTTCGTGCAGAAAAAAATCTTTCACCAGTTAAAGTTGTGATAGTTCCTATGGTCTTGGCACAGGATGGAAATAGAATTTCTACTAGTAGAATAAAGAATTCTGAAATTGATGAGGAAGGTAACTTATCATCAATTGACTAG
- a CDS encoding phenylalanyl-tRNA synthetase subunit beta, which translates to MPVVELSYTRLQKLLGKISKKQISDNLPFLGLDIESEDNDKVRIEYSPNRPDYSTDLGIALGLQGLFGIKVGAIKLNIKKSNDYVLSVKPSVSKIRPFVTGIIAKNGRIDDEMIKQLMTMQEDLHFGIGRKRKKSSIGIHDLDKISFPLTYTTSNKDHKFIPLHSDKELSISQILETTDIGKEYGSIIKNSTQVPVILDSKKQTVSFPPIINAAITTVTTKTRNLFVEVTGINKNDAEDMLSIVATILQTAGFSLISTKISGAKNTSPKLEPRKISVNSILINQMLGTNLTNSQIIASLKKSRLDAILKGKNIICTIPPYRFDIFGPMDLVEEVALGYGIQNLEPILSPSQTLGQTNSISVKLKSLSLIMIGLGYTEVLNSSLTSKKVLYEMTNREPVNMISVLDSKSQEHTILRDSIIPELLENLSRNIHASYPQKIFETGSVFSRGNPINEATSFAVISAHQDASFTEIKSILQSALKTGFNLEIETITFTHPTFEEGRTASISVNGKTIGVIGEINSKTIENYKIRVPVVGFEISLSGLLFD; encoded by the coding sequence ATGCCAGTAGTTGAATTATCTTATACTCGACTCCAAAAATTACTTGGAAAAATTTCTAAAAAACAAATCTCTGATAACCTTCCTTTTCTTGGTTTAGATATTGAGTCTGAAGATAATGATAAAGTCAGAATTGAATACAGTCCAAATAGACCTGATTATTCTACTGATTTGGGAATTGCACTTGGTTTACAGGGATTATTTGGAATTAAAGTTGGTGCAATAAAACTAAACATAAAAAAATCAAATGATTATGTCCTGTCTGTAAAACCGTCAGTGTCAAAAATCAGACCTTTTGTAACTGGCATTATTGCAAAAAATGGTAGAATTGATGATGAAATGATAAAACAACTGATGACCATGCAAGAAGATCTTCATTTTGGTATAGGGAGAAAAAGAAAAAAATCTTCCATCGGTATACATGACTTAGATAAAATATCATTTCCACTTACATACACTACTTCTAATAAAGATCACAAGTTCATTCCATTACATTCTGATAAAGAACTCTCGATATCTCAGATTCTTGAAACTACAGATATTGGAAAGGAGTATGGGTCAATCATCAAAAATTCTACTCAAGTTCCAGTCATTTTAGATTCAAAAAAACAAACTGTCTCTTTTCCACCAATCATTAATGCAGCAATCACAACAGTTACTACAAAAACAAGAAATCTTTTTGTCGAGGTTACTGGTATTAACAAAAACGATGCAGAAGATATGCTCTCAATTGTTGCAACCATACTTCAAACTGCTGGATTTTCTTTAATTTCTACAAAAATCTCTGGGGCTAAAAACACTTCACCAAAATTAGAGCCAAGAAAAATATCTGTAAATTCCATTCTAATCAATCAGATGTTAGGCACAAATCTTACAAATTCTCAAATTATTGCCTCTCTTAAAAAATCAAGATTGGATGCTATTCTCAAAGGAAAAAATATTATTTGTACCATCCCTCCATATCGTTTTGATATATTTGGTCCAATGGATTTAGTTGAAGAAGTAGCCTTAGGTTATGGAATACAAAATTTGGAGCCAATTTTATCTCCGTCTCAAACTTTGGGTCAAACAAATTCAATATCTGTAAAACTAAAATCACTTAGTCTAATTATGATAGGACTAGGATATACTGAGGTACTCAATTCAAGTTTGACAAGTAAAAAAGTTCTCTATGAAATGACTAATAGAGAACCTGTAAACATGATCTCTGTATTAGATTCAAAAAGTCAAGAACACACAATTCTACGAGACTCTATCATTCCAGAATTATTAGAAAATTTATCAAGAAACATTCATGCATCTTATCCACAAAAAATATTTGAAACAGGAAGTGTTTTTTCTAGAGGTAACCCAATCAATGAAGCAACAAGTTTTGCAGTAATTAGTGCACATCAAGATGCATCTTTTACTGAAATTAAATCTATTTTGCAATCTGCTTTAAAAACTGGATTTAATTTGGAAATTGAAACAATAACCTTTACACATCCAACTTTTGAAGAAGGAAGAACCGCATCAATTTCTGTAAATGGTAAAACCATTGGAGTAATAGGAGAAATTAATTCAAAAACAATTGAAAATTACAAAATACGAGTTCCTGTAGTTGGATTTGAAATTTCTCTTTCAGGTTTGTTATTTGATTGA
- a CDS encoding tryptophanyl-tRNA synthetase has product MSADDFIVTPWHVEGDIDYDKLIKKFGTEKISSNILERIKKITGEDHFMLRRGIFFSHRDFNRILDDYEKGKKFFLYTGRGPSGHTHIGHLVPWVFSKWLQDKFGVNMYFQLTDDEKFFSKQNLTLEETSKFAYENALDFIALGFNPKNTKIIINTKNIQTLYPIAAQVAKKINFSNTKAVFGFTNETNIGMIFYTSLQSAPCFIENKPVLIPLGVDQDPHFRLTRDIAPKIGKPKPALIHNIMIPGLSGPGGKMSASDENGTIYTTDSPNVVKKKINKHAFSGGKQDIEQHRKYGGNPDIDVSYQYLRIFFEPNDNKLKSIYDDYKSGKMLTGELKAILIEKINEFLAEHQIKREKAKNQIEQFLFENK; this is encoded by the coding sequence ATGTCAGCTGATGACTTTATTGTAACTCCTTGGCATGTTGAAGGCGATATAGATTATGATAAATTAATCAAAAAATTCGGTACTGAAAAAATTTCATCTAACATTCTAGAAAGGATCAAAAAAATCACAGGTGAAGACCATTTTATGTTAAGAAGGGGGATTTTCTTCTCACATAGGGATTTTAATAGAATTTTAGATGATTATGAAAAAGGTAAAAAATTTTTCCTCTATACGGGTAGAGGGCCATCAGGCCATACGCATATTGGCCATTTAGTTCCTTGGGTATTTTCAAAATGGCTTCAAGACAAATTTGGAGTAAACATGTATTTTCAACTTACAGATGATGAGAAATTCTTTTCAAAACAGAATCTTACATTAGAAGAGACAAGTAAATTTGCATATGAAAATGCTCTTGATTTTATTGCATTAGGATTTAATCCAAAGAATACAAAAATAATCATCAATACAAAAAATATTCAAACATTATATCCAATTGCTGCCCAAGTAGCAAAAAAAATTAATTTTTCAAACACAAAGGCAGTGTTTGGATTTACAAATGAAACCAATATTGGCATGATATTTTATACGTCGTTACAATCTGCACCTTGTTTTATTGAAAACAAACCAGTACTGATTCCTTTGGGTGTTGATCAAGATCCTCATTTTAGATTGACTCGGGATATTGCTCCAAAAATTGGAAAACCAAAACCAGCTTTAATTCACAATATTATGATTCCAGGATTATCAGGACCTGGAGGGAAAATGTCAGCCTCAGATGAAAATGGAACAATTTACACTACAGATTCCCCAAATGTGGTTAAGAAAAAAATAAACAAACATGCATTTTCTGGAGGTAAACAAGATATTGAACAACATAGAAAATATGGTGGGAATCCAGATATTGATGTATCCTATCAATATCTTAGAATATTTTTTGAACCAAATGACAATAAATTGAAGTCTATCTATGATGATTATAAATCAGGAAAGATGTTGACAGGAGAACTAAAAGCTATCTTGATCGAAAAAATAAATGAATTTCTTGCGGAACATCAAATAAAAAGAGAAAAAGCAAAAAATCAGATAGAACAATTTCTTTTTGAGAATAAATGA
- a CDS encoding alkyl hydroperoxide reductase/ Thiol specific antioxidant/ Mal allergen, with the protein MVLLESQIKLKTGDIAPEFQLLGVDDKKHTLNDYSSYQGILVIFMCNHCPYVKAKVDALNELYEKFGDKIAIIGINSNDAKDYPEDSFENMKKTVQEKNFKFDYLVDDTQEIAKKYGAICTPDPFLFNNKKQLVFHGRIDNAMKPDDIATEKTMINNIKKLLAGEKIEKDFDPSIGCSIKWIEN; encoded by the coding sequence ATGGTACTCTTAGAATCACAAATTAAATTAAAAACAGGCGATATTGCGCCAGAGTTTCAACTTTTAGGGGTTGATGATAAAAAACACACATTAAATGATTATAGCAGTTATCAAGGAATACTTGTCATTTTCATGTGTAATCATTGTCCATATGTCAAAGCAAAAGTAGATGCCCTCAATGAATTGTATGAAAAATTTGGTGATAAAATAGCAATAATAGGCATTAACAGCAATGATGCCAAAGACTATCCAGAAGATAGCTTTGAAAATATGAAAAAAACAGTACAAGAAAAAAATTTCAAATTCGATTATCTAGTCGATGATACTCAAGAAATTGCAAAAAAATATGGGGCAATATGCACTCCAGATCCTTTCTTATTCAATAACAAAAAACAGCTTGTATTTCATGGAAGAATAGACAATGCCATGAAGCCAGACGATATAGCTACAGAAAAGACGATGATAAACAACATAAAAAAATTACTAGCTGGAGAGAAAATTGAAAAAGATTTTGATCCCTCAATTGGATGCTCAATCAAGTGGATAGAAAATTAA
- a CDS encoding hypothetical protein (hypothetical protein Nmar_1492), with the protein MDLYKAKYSDKKFDRHSKSSQTSNRSFRDDEPSRSFRNSKEKRSPRDRYSRDERKSEMHTVTCADCGDECQIPFEPKFNRPVYCSECFQKNKPQESRDRYSRDERSPRDRYSRDKRSPRDRYSRDERKSEMHTVTCADCGDECQIPFEPKFNRPVYCSECFQKNKPQESRDRYSRDERDSNQDNYRTSRSKSAKFLKKTESFYSNGSEKFYASLKEKLFEILGGKICSSCGFKDERALGFNHVTDGDAFDSIRRSGFASSWGKYISEPELAKKDLRVLCLNCNEIRQPVTKYKKPKTPNKKSKYFPR; encoded by the coding sequence ATGGATTTGTATAAAGCAAAATATTCTGATAAAAAATTTGATAGACATTCTAAATCTAGTCAAACCTCTAATCGAAGTTTTAGAGATGATGAACCCTCAAGATCTTTTAGAAATTCAAAAGAAAAACGCTCACCACGAGACAGATATTCCCGAGATGAAAGAAAATCAGAAATGCATACTGTAACATGTGCTGATTGTGGAGACGAATGTCAAATTCCATTTGAACCGAAATTCAATAGACCTGTTTACTGTAGTGAATGCTTTCAAAAAAATAAACCACAAGAATCCAGAGACAGATATTCCAGAGATGAAAGATCACCACGAGACAGATATTCCAGAGATAAAAGATCACCACGAGACAGATATTCCAGAGATGAAAGAAAATCAGAAATGCATACTGTAACATGTGCTGATTGTGGAGACGAATGTCAAATTCCATTTGAACCGAAATTCAATAGACCTGTTTACTGTAGTGAATGCTTTCAAAAAAATAAACCACAAGAATCCAGAGACAGATATTCCAGAGATGAAAGAGATTCTAATCAAGACAATTATAGAACAAGTAGATCTAAGAGTGCAAAATTTCTAAAAAAGACTGAAAGTTTCTATTCAAATGGTTCTGAAAAATTTTATGCATCTCTTAAAGAAAAACTATTTGAAATTCTTGGTGGCAAAATTTGTTCTAGTTGTGGATTTAAAGATGAAAGAGCTTTAGGCTTTAATCATGTAACTGATGGTGATGCTTTTGACAGTATTAGACGCAGTGGTTTTGCCTCGTCTTGGGGTAAGTATATTTCAGAACCTGAATTAGCAAAAAAAGATTTAAGAGTTCTCTGTTTAAACTGTAATGAAATTCGACAACCAGTAACTAAATATAAAAAACCAAAAACCCCAAATAAAAAAAGCAAATACTTTCCTAGATGA
- a CDS encoding hypothetical protein (hypothetical protein Nmar_1495), with protein sequence MEKIILSVFLILILFPISSGFSAEYTDNRPTLSVVLTSDSPFVYKDDQGYTVVVGEVENTNKLTSVANVRIHVNFFDDVNPQPLDIVESGSMMKVIPPLGKSPYMIKSISPNLDITQASVSLVGFNPAPSKSNNLSVEISDISLDHTLDFSGVLKNGAAPISNATVYLVFYDNFVPPRIIGVSQVAIGDVKSNAITPFSFNEKIPTRSVGFKLFAESNVFYSNPIDVKIPAPSTKLVTISNVSVLDSEGKPLSEIKVGSTVKIQSESWIQFSADQKSNDTPYTYYVQIKQSGKTPFVEFLGQYDGSHIGVDKQFPSVDWIPENSGLFFIETFIWDRNNIPIADQGPIVLVLVN encoded by the coding sequence ATGGAAAAAATTATTCTTAGTGTATTTCTGATTTTAATTCTATTTCCTATATCTTCTGGATTTTCTGCAGAGTATACTGATAACCGACCTACTTTATCTGTAGTTCTTACAAGTGATTCTCCGTTTGTTTACAAAGATGATCAAGGTTATACTGTGGTTGTAGGCGAAGTTGAAAATACAAACAAACTAACTTCTGTTGCTAATGTACGAATTCATGTGAATTTCTTTGATGATGTAAATCCTCAACCTCTAGATATTGTTGAAAGTGGCTCCATGATGAAGGTCATTCCACCACTAGGTAAATCTCCATACATGATAAAATCAATCTCTCCAAATCTTGACATTACTCAAGCATCTGTCTCTCTAGTTGGATTCAATCCGGCTCCATCAAAATCTAATAATCTTTCTGTTGAAATAAGCGATATTTCTTTGGATCACACTCTTGATTTTTCCGGAGTACTGAAAAATGGAGCTGCTCCAATAAGTAATGCTACTGTATATCTAGTATTTTATGATAATTTCGTCCCTCCGAGAATAATTGGAGTATCTCAAGTAGCGATTGGCGATGTTAAATCTAATGCAATAACTCCTTTTAGTTTTAATGAAAAAATCCCAACAAGATCTGTGGGATTCAAATTATTTGCTGAGTCTAATGTATTTTATTCTAATCCTATTGATGTAAAAATCCCAGCACCATCTACAAAATTAGTTACTATTTCTAATGTGTCTGTACTGGATTCTGAAGGAAAACCTCTTTCAGAAATAAAAGTTGGCTCAACTGTAAAGATTCAAAGCGAATCTTGGATTCAATTTTCAGCAGATCAAAAATCTAATGATACACCATATACTTACTATGTTCAAATCAAACAATCAGGTAAAACTCCTTTTGTAGAATTCTTAGGACAATATGACGGTAGCCATATTGGTGTTGACAAACAGTTTCCATCTGTAGATTGGATTCCTGAAAATAGTGGACTGTTTTTTATTGAAACTTTCATTTGGGATAGAAATAATATTCCAATAGCTGATCAAGGGCCTATTGTATTGGTATTAGTAAATTAG